TGCAATAGGCTAAGGAACCTTTATTGGGCTGTGGGCTTCCTCTGATAACAGGCCCAATATTGCAGCACTTATTCTAACGGTATAAACCAGATAGCTCTGAAGCTTATCTCTAATACTGATATGAGCACTCCAATTAGGTTTACTCCGACTGTTTTGGCATATCTGCccagaaaaaatattatttctttgcCAGAACAAATTTTGGGTAAAACACTTCATATTATACAGCTGTTTTGAAATTCTAGTTTAATGTATCTCAGTAACATTTCTAAACATATTGTTCTCTGAAAGACAAGAGATCCATCCTAGTTTGTCAAGGCTGATTATTTGCTTCACTGTTCAGGAACAAAATCATGTGTAAATCAGCGCTTCAAGAATGCGAAATACGAACTACACTTTGTTTTCAGACTCATATTATGCATGTATCTTAAATCAAAATTACTTGTTCAAGAGTTTAACATGTGTTTGTGATCGCAGCGGAAAACTAAACTGGCAGAAAAAGCATGAAAGACAGCATCAGTTTTCCTGAAAAAAGTGATAGTTATTCATGATTAGATGATGTATAGACCTTCAGTTTCTCACCTGACATTCAGTGAATAATTCACCATGAACGGATTCTGCATTACGCTCAAACTTCCTCTGCTCATTTTCTAGGCTGATATATTCCCGATCAAgaattttcatttcttcattcAATCGAACCTCATCCCATTGTACAGGAAAATCTCCTGGGGCGTTCATTGAGTCTTGGGAGAGGTTACTACTCCTTTCCATAGACAAATTTCCATCATTGTTAACTGAAGGCAATTTTAGCTCCATATCAAGGCCTTTTTTAGCTCCTTTTAAGGATGACTCCACAGAAAGAATAGCAGTATTGGTATTGTCGGTAGAATTACTCAATGGTTCAGattcattaatatatttatttttctttccttcAGTCACACCAACCTTGGACAAATTGTTACTACCGAAAGATGCTTTACCATCATTATGATTATCCAATAACTCCTCTGCAACAATAGGATTAGGAATTTCACCCATCACCATGACAGTTGCAGCTGAAATTGAATTTTCAGTAATATCGTGTCCGGCCAGTTTGCTAGGTTCGTTAATCAATGTATCTGTGTTATTGGAATTAATTGTCACAAATGACTTTGACGGACTTCCATGGAAATGGAAAGTTTCCGGGTTATTTTTAGTCACAtgattttcctttttgtttCCTACAGTTTCATGTAATTCATTTTGTTTGGTATGGCCTTCCCTAGGAAAATTGGAACCTTCCTTATTATCATTTAAATCCACTGGGTTTGGGCCAAAACCAACGTTATCACCATGTTCTAAATTAGGATCCAGCTTATTCTCATAAGCACTCGAATGCTTGTCTAAAGATGACACGGATTTATGGTTCCCATCCTGTGTACTCTCAAGACTTCTCCTAATTGCCTCCTGCAAATCAGACTCCTCTTCCAGTTGCCCTTTTGATACCAACTTTTCCGACTCAGCTGGACTCAGTAAGGTGCTTTTAGTAGCATTACAATCCCCTTCTTCCCATTCTTCTTcactttcattattattattatcatcatcatcaccacctGCAACAGAAGACTTCAATTCCACTTTATTATATCCAGGAAAAATGGTATTCTCACCCTGAACAGTTCCTTCTTCCCAATCACAATCTGAATCAGAACCAGAAGGTTGCACTTTCACCACAGTATCATCAGCATGAGAGTGATCCATAGATATTCCTCCTACTAAAGTGGAAAATATATCATCTCCACCATTTGCAAATTCATTCTTGCAATCATATTCAAAGGATATCTCTATAGAAGTATCCTTGCCAAGCATTAATTTCTCATTTTGCACATTCTCTCCAACTAAGTCAAAATTCACCTCTTGTGCTTTATCACTAACCTGATTCCCAGAACATTCTAATGGACTATTTTCAGTATTCAGCACTTTTTCAATGTTATCAACCTCGTTCACACATGTTCTGTCATGCTCAATCTCCTTCATCAAATCCAAATTCCTTTGTATATCGCGGGTCATACGCATCCCCATAGCTCTTGATCTACTCAATCGAAATCGACCCCTCTCATCTAGAAATGTCTGAATACTTTCATCAACAGGCTCGTTTGATTCATTGCAAACCAATCCAGCTGAAGTATTAGAAACATTTCCTGCTGCTATGTTATTTACAAAATTTTGTGAAGGATGTGTTCTTTGTTCTATTTGCTGTGTATCTTCGACATTTCTCTCTGATCTGGTGGAAGTAAGTTCTCTGAAATATTTATGAATGCAAGGATAAAAGAAGTTATCAACATTGAAAATATACAAGGCACGATATGCACTTGAAAATCCCCCAGCCATGTTAAGGCCAATAGTTATTGGGAATGGCATTTTATTAACCAAAATCCCGAATCATTGAAAATAACATTACTCACTGTTTGTCACCGGAGAAGGATGACGAGAAAATATACTCTCGGTTGGCTTCAGATGCAATCCGTGAAGTCTGTACACCACCTATTCCTCCTCCGACAGCAGCTTTCTGCACTTCGTTTATCTCGCGACGGAAAGCAACAGTTTTAAGGTAAGCTTGTATTTGTAGCTCAGAGAACTTTGAAGGATCCTGAAAGTAGCCAATTGGATGAAGTGCATTATTCCTAATTTCACATAAATGTACACCGTCTAAGCACTAAATAGAATCAAGGAAAACTAATTTTCTtagcaaaaacaaataaaaaagttttaacaGTTAGAGAACATAGTAAATGGAGTAAGCAAAACATCAACACTATCAGTCAATTTGGTAGACAACTTAAAAGCTGTAGTAATGACTATTAAAACTTCATGAGGAACATATTGCACACTTAGAGAGATACAAAACAGCTAGAGGGAAACCATTACAAAGCATCTACGAAACCCTAATATAGCTATGAATCAGACCATTCCACTTGCATTAAAAGTTTCAGTAGGACATCCTCAGAAGAATCAAAGGTTCCATTTGTATTACAAAGCACTGCACCTGCAAACAGCGTCGCAATTGGCACCCCAACCACACCTATACCACTATTATGTGATTTGCCAAGAATGCGGAGCTATTGTAGCAGTGTGACATCCTCTAAGTTTGTCTACTAGAATAATTTTGGTGAAACTTATTTCTTACAATATTTTGGAGTTTAATTTTCATGATATTTTCCAATCACATGTTTCACATTTCAAATGCATATGAATTCTTAATAGCATATGAATTCTTAATACCAACCTTCTTGACTTTCTGATACTTTTGTCTGTTCTCTGCCATCAATCGCTCTCTCATCTGCAGAATAATTAGTCAATAACTAGCATCTGAATAAATGAAAAGGTTCTTGACTAGAAAATACTTTACGAACTCAATTACCTGAACAAGTAGGTCCAGTTGCATTGATGGAGGCAGAGAGGCCAGAACAGCTGGATCAACTTCACTGTGCATAGCTGGCTGCAAAAAAATAAGTGAAATAAACACGCTATTCTTGTTCTTTAAGACTAGATGCTACATGAATAAACTCAAGTTTGGAGTAGAGAAAGCAATGCTGTCAATGGCGGATGGCCAAATTTCTGCCATATAAACATGGGAATGTAACCTATGGTGGTGCCGCCATGGACCATGGAGTGTGCCCTGCACAAATTTCCTAGAGCGGCTAGCACAAAATCTGTCATGCCATTTCACCACAACTTCTATTTTACAACATTGCAAGCAAGTGTGGCTTAATATAAAAGTGAAGTTTGAAACCATTGTGCTTTTCTATGTTAAGATTACCAAAATGGAAAATGATCACTGAACAACATTCAGCACAAACCAGAGTTAAATAACTGAGAGAGAAATGTCTAGAAATATAACTGACCAGTATCatctcttcatcttcatcttcatcatagTTACTATCCTTTTCCTTATTGGTGGAATCCCCAAGAGTACTTGAACTTGATACATTTTTTACTAACTTTGCATTTTCTTCCATATTAATACATGCGGCTAACCTGATGGGATCATCAAAACAACCCTGATAAACAGGAAAAGACCctacaatttcaaaattatgaCTTTTATGCAGCTTACATTTCATCAATTCTGCTTTGATTGTCACTACTTGATGTCACATTGACGTCACATCTTGAGCTACACCCAACCATGTCAGTTTCATGGAAAATAGTGCTTTTACCCTTGCCACAATCACTGACCTCATGTCTTATCTGGTTGTCAACTTCCTTCTTTAGTCCTTCTGCTTTCTTCCCTTTAAGCTATTATCAAACAATAAACTATAACATTATAATTTAAACCAAATGAAAGATGATATAACATATGCCTGATAAGATGTACGTTAGTCAACTGACAATGATGTTTTCAAGCAAATATTATATAAACACTGAGGGAATAAATTATATGGTGCATAttcttgaaaataatttatctgATCCTTTGTCATTTAATATGTTAGTTAAGAGGGTAACAAGCTAAAATTGTAATAAAAAGAATATGGAAAATGATAAAGGGAAAAGGTAAGATCATCTAAAATCAGACCTGCGCAAGAATATCACGTTGCATTGAGTGTGGCAAAGCAGCTAAAACAGCTAAATCAACTTCTGCATTGTCTGATGGctgaaaggaaaataaaataaaatattgaaacaagagGTGAAAAAGATTCAATAAGAGATTCAGGGACGTCAACAGAGAGAAATGATTCCATCTTTTTGAAAATCTACCAGTATCATCTCTTCGCCTGCATCTGAAGAATCGATTACATTAGATGCCACTGCTTCTCTTGACCGGATTCCATTTTCCTCTGCAGCTATAGATGCTGCCAGCCTAAATTAACTCATCCAAACATTATAGGAAGTTACTGACCATGGTcaagattaaatatatttggaaATAAATAACTCAGGGAACTTAAATATGAGACGTGGCTATATGTATCCTTCATTTGGGATGAATATAGATGTATTACATTTCATCAAGCTCCTCTTGATTGCAACTTGTCGATGTTATAGTCTGCGATAGATTTTTGTCCTCCTTAGCCACAGGTATAGCTGCAGACCTAAATCAGTATTCAAAACTTGAATAAAATTCTGATAGAAGAAAAACTCTAACATTTAGAACAGCATATGCAGATTACATTTGTTCTAGCTCTTTCGTGTGACTTCTTCCTAAATCACTACCAACAAAGTCCGTCTTATTAGATTTTTTCTGAGACTTTGTGCCACTCTTCTGGGTCAGTCTCTGGTTCTTAATATCATCAGCCAGTTCCTTTAACCTCAATGCCTTTACCtgtcaaaagaaattaaataaacaaaaaagtaaAGATAGCAGAATACATAGCCAATAACATGGATTGAACGCACCATCTTCCATTAGCATAAATGGTGCCGAATCCATCTTCCACAGATACCGGTGACCCATCAAATCACATACAATATATTTTGCGGTCATGCACTAAGGTTTAATGTAAATTCCATGATTTTCATTTGCAACTACTATAAAATTGAGAATAAGTGTCCCTCTAAAATCACAGAATCAACACACCCAAATCACTATAAATACAATGCGCAAGTGAACATGTTATAAAGGAACAAAGATATTCATCTAGGTCGTGCGTGTTTGAGTTGACGAGGTAGCAAATTGGATGGAGTGAAATAGTCCTCGAAAAGCTTTATATTTTCACTCATTATTACAGTTAGTACAGTGTAAAATCTAAATATCGCTTTTCAATCACTTCAGTACAACACAAATACCCGAATTTGTATGCGAAAGTGTAAACAAATTGCACTCAACTTCAAAATTTCCACCAAATTTCTGATTTACCAAGCAAATGTGAAATAAGCCAATAACTTTTCCTTATATTGAAACCTAAATATAAGTCGAAAGCCTGCCAAGCCATAGAAGTTAATGGACTGCCTGATTCAAGAAAACTTTTCAAGTTTCCATTTTCtaaatttacttttaattaCATGATAACTGCAACAGAAAACGGTGAAGATGTCTCTGTTTGTTTGAtacaaaacttaaaaacaatttattaaaAGTAAATATACATCAAGAAAATAGAAAACTTTTTCTGAAACCAAACGTGTGCCCATTGTAACTAACAGAGAAAAAATGTAACTATGTAGCACCTACACTTTGAATTGGACATGTGTCAGTATTTCGGATTGAATATGTGTCTGGTGTTCAACATGAGTCAATATACAACACTAACCCATGTGGTTGTATTCAATTCAATCACTTACATTTTCTTAAAAAGACTAATTTTCATTCAATGTCAGTATAAAAGATTTTACAATGTCAGCACATCACAACCAATCATGTGTGACTTCAACAGTATTTATGATTAGAAGTCCAACATTtccaacttttctaaaaatttaatttgtatacaccGACAGTATAAAGTATTTTTACACAGGCATCCAATCAAATCATGTCACGTAGATATATTTGTGTAAGATGTTTTAAGAACTAACCTATAAAAGTGCACTATAGTATAATCTGATTGAATGCCTATAACACCATTGGTGCATTGTACTCACTCTagtcttattattattacaagtgaaagtttattttttaggttccGGATACATCAATCATTCAGTGAATCTAAAAATgcaaactttttcttataataaggactgGAAGGAGTAACTAATTTCTTTTTCCAGCGATCTAACTTGATCGACAGTGTAAAAACTCTTTACACTAAACAGTTACTATTATTGTCTACCTATAACTATTCGGTGTCAATGTCTATGCTTAACAGATAATAACCGTTTCATTCATGATTGATagcaaaacaacaacaaaaaaataaactttactTGATTAAGAAGCAATTTTTCGGCAGTCTTGCGAACTTTAGCCTGAGCATTTTCGCGCTGTCTCCGGCGAGTAATCACAGTACGCCGCTTCAAAGCAGGGGTTCCACCGTCAAAAACGAAAACAGGCTTAGTCCTTAGAAACAATAGCTTACAAATGCGACGGAAGAATCCAAGCAAATGAGCGTTGCGAACCATTTCACCTTTTTCATCACGCATCGCTTTGATAAACTGTACCATCCAAATGCTCGCGTctgaaaaaaaagaaggtagAGGATTGAGAATTTGAGAAGAGAGTATTTGAATTATTAGTGATGAAGGAAATTAGGGTTTTAGAACGTACCGATGGCGAGTGTTTTTCCGGCGAGGGTTTCGACGGAGACTCGACGACCGACGGGGGAGAGTAGTTCCCAGAGACCGTGAACTCCCATTTTTGTTGTTAGTTACGATATGATGTGAACACGGACAGGCGTACTTTTAAGTACCATGATGGTTCGTTAATGTTTTCCATTTTAACTCATTATTATGAAGTTTTACCACCATATTTTGATTGAATTGTAATTTTacccctctattttaaaattcaaaattttaactcttttgttttataattctttgaatttttctcCTATAATATTTAACTCGTATTTTATTATATGCAACTGATGTGGGACTCTAGTGACGCTTAACATAGAGCttgtttgtttcagctttaaaaaaatagattttttttttgtatttttgaaaataaattttctaaaatattacaagtttttttatatttgtttttctaCATTGAAACACagtttttaaataataaacagacattattgaaaatcaaaacatagtcaaaatcacaattttttcaaaaaaatgtatttgaaatgattattataaaaatctatttgaaatagctttaaaattaagtgatttttcgaaattttgatatccaaaaaaagtttcaataaaatgattaaatacctaaaatcacaatttaaaaataactattcaaaccaaaattttatttgaagcttttataaaaagtttctttgtaaattttttttacacaaaattatgcAACACTAcaagaatctattttaaaaaaaaaatctataacaaataaGCCAATAGTGTTATCAGTAGAGTTTGCAAGTGGCAAAATcatatactttttaattttcaGTTCACTTAACAAGTGAAATTACTGTTTCTATTTGGTTAAATCATAAAAACTTATGTTGAGATTAAGTATTCAATGTGATTTATGATGTAACTTCCGACTACTTGTATGGTAAATATGCTTTAAACTTCTTGAATGAGATTAAATATAGAATACGTGTTTATCATAGGTGTTTTTATGAGTCAAATATTATAGGAGAGGCAAAATTCAAAGAATTACAAAATAGGACGGTTAAAATTCcgaatttaaaaataatggggtaaaattccgattcaatcaaaataaatggataaaactgcatttaagccttaagTCATTAcgaaattagtaaaaaaaaaattgacgaaatagtaattttaaaaaaattggactaaaaaataaagttgaaaTTGAGTCTTAAGATATGCCTAAAACGGATGAATATCATCCACTGCATTAGAATCGGAACTCTTCTCTCCCGACCCCTCTCATTTCTTTTTTACctcctgaatttccgtttttgcccttgggggtactgcagtttatacgaaccgaatttttttgtcatgttaaaaaatttcggtttatataaaccgaaatattgtgttccaaattttttttcagatatcctgcataaattctgcataagaccctcaacttccacaatttatttgaaatactaaacgatgtcagatttgagtaaacgaccactcgttggaaagcttagggtgtcaagaatacaaatataatttttgttttgagggttaactatccaattggttcagtttgaccaaataatgggtactggtacagaaacagagcagaaacttttctcatactatacttaatgaaatttaacaattccggtgtcaatcgtgtactaaattttgtcttctttacactggattaaaatccattagcatacgacttatattcagagagctatgataaatttaccacaggtatctcaacaacattttgcagaaacttttctcaaacttgtaggtagattttctcatactatacttaatgaaatttaacaatttcagtgtcaatcctgtagtaaattttgtcttctttacactagattaaaaatcattagcatacgacttatattcagagagatatgctaaatttaccacaggtagctctacacgaattttcacataaatttttcttctttttgggggtatatgttatttcggtttatataaaccgaattttttttccatgcttaaaaacttcggttcgtaaaaactgaagtttgttggcaaaattttttcaaaccgcaaggagcaaaatgagattttttggggtagaaaagaaatgaggggggtcgggagagaataGTTCTTATAACAGAGGCTTCACGAGAGTTTTGGAagagaggagtgctagcaacacactctttaacaaacacactctaacacactctcttctattg
This genomic interval from Trifolium pratense cultivar HEN17-A07 linkage group LG6, ARS_RC_1.1, whole genome shotgun sequence contains the following:
- the LOC123892624 gene encoding DNA repair protein UVH3 isoform X3 → MGVHGLWELLSPVGRRVSVETLAGKTLAIDASIWMVQFIKAMRDEKGEMVRNAHLLGFFRRICKLLFLRTKPVFVFDGGTPALKRRTVITRRRQRENAQAKVRKTAEKLLLNQVKALRLKELADDIKNQRLTQKSGTKSQKKSNKTDFVGSDLGRSHTKELEQMSAAIPVAKEDKNLSQTITSTSCNQEELDEMLAASIAAEENGIRSREAVASNVIDSSDAGEEMILPAMHSEVDPAVLASLPPSMQLDLLVQMRERLMAENRQKYQKVKKDPSKFSELQIQAYLKTVAFRREINEVQKAAVGGGIGGVQTSRIASEANREYIFSSSFSGDKQELTSTRSERNVEDTQQIEQRTHPSQNFVNNIAAGNVSNTSAGLVCNESNEPVDESIQTFLDERGRFRLSRSRAMGMRMTRDIQRNLDLMKEIEHDRTCVNEVDNIEKVLNTENSPLECSGNQVSDKAQEVNFDLVGENVQNEKLMLGKDTSIEISFEYDCKNEFANGGDDIFSTLVGGISMDHSHADDTVVKVQPSGSDSDCDWEEGTVQGENTIFPGYNKVELKSSVAGGDDDDNNNNESEEEWEEGDCNATKSTLLSPAESEKLVSKGQLEEESDLQEAIRRSLESTQDGNHKSVSSLDKHSSAYENKLDPNLEHGDNVGFGPNPVDLNDNKEGSNFPREGHTKQNELHETVGNKKENHVTKNNPETFHFHGSPSKSFVTINSNNTDTLINEPSKLAGHDITENSISAATVMVMGEIPNPIVAEELLDNHNDGKASFGSNNLSKVGVTEGKKNKYINESEPLSNSTDNTNTAILSVESSLKGAKKGLDMELKLPSVNNDGNLSMERSSNLSQDSMNAPGDFPVQWDEVRLNEEMKILDREYISLENEQRKFERNAESVHGELFTECQELLQMFGLPYIIAPMEAEAQCAYLELSKQVDGVVTDDSDVLLFGARSVYKNIFDDRKYVEAYLLEDIEKELGLTREKLIRMALLLGSDYTEGVSGIGIVNAIEVINAFPEEDGFLKFRQWVESPDATILGKLDAKNVSKKGSKLEEKESPDSIDKGKQIFMDKHRKVSKNWHIPSSFPSETVISAYLSPQVDKSTEPFTWGKPDQLVLRKMCWEKFGWSSQKADELLLPVLKQYNKRETQLRLEAFYSFNERFAKIRSKRVKKAVKGITGKQPSDLIDDSAENMSKGMNDGRGSSVDPEDDKLETSKGTEESFAGRKKSKTKESTKRKNDRDTVAKKHTKKKKINDASSSAPAASEVENLQPCKGLTRNKSGSGRGRGKGVGVKRGREKRTRFQSSETETSSGSSDIEIHESRVQVDASTVPEVVRRSKRSRKPANYSFEDLEVEDAVDSSEKVVKEKPSCMDDAHVDGFSRGNESGTIEIPLKDNLPTDYLEPETDAGAATPMTHPSDDYLGMGGGFCVDDSEMDNNHDAIDDMNTATANSPPCSEFLGETDRDKSSPDIFSSAEKVTSEIQDGGTSKIFNKVPNDQVLNADIGVLIPENAHHNSESSKVAFSAMPFLRKKRKK
- the LOC123892624 gene encoding DNA repair protein UVH3 isoform X4 codes for the protein MLAASIAAEENGIRSREAVASNVIDSSDAGEEMILPSDNAEVDLAVLAALPHSMQRDILAQLKGKKAEGLKKEVDNQIRHEVSDCGKGKSTIFHETDMVGCSSRCDVNVTSSSDNQSRIDEMLAACINMEENAKLVKNVSSSSTLGDSTNKEKDSNYDEDEDEEMILPAMHSEVDPAVLASLPPSMQLDLLVQMRERLMAENRQKYQKVKKDPSKFSELQIQAYLKTVAFRREINEVQKAAVGGGIGGVQTSRIASEANREYIFSSSFSGDKQELTSTRSERNVEDTQQIEQRTHPSQNFVNNIAAGNVSNTSAGLVCNESNEPVDESIQTFLDERGRFRLSRSRAMGMRMTRDIQRNLDLMKEIEHDRTCVNEVDNIEKVLNTENSPLECSGNQVSDKAQEVNFDLVGENVQNEKLMLGKDTSIEISFEYDCKNEFANGGDDIFSTLVGGISMDHSHADDTVVKVQPSGSDSDCDWEEGTVQGENTIFPGYNKVELKSSVAGGDDDDNNNNESEEEWEEGDCNATKSTLLSPAESEKLVSKGQLEEESDLQEAIRRSLESTQDGNHKSVSSLDKHSSAYENKLDPNLEHGDNVGFGPNPVDLNDNKEGSNFPREGHTKQNELHETVGNKKENHVTKNNPETFHFHGSPSKSFVTINSNNTDTLINEPSKLAGHDITENSISAATVMVMGEIPNPIVAEELLDNHNDGKASFGSNNLSKVGVTEGKKNKYINESEPLSNSTDNTNTAILSVESSLKGAKKGLDMELKLPSVNNDGNLSMERSSNLSQDSMNAPGDFPVQWDEVRLNEEMKILDREYISLENEQRKFERNAESVHGELFTECQELLQMFGLPYIIAPMEAEAQCAYLELSKQVDGVVTDDSDVLLFGARSVYKNIFDDRKYVEAYLLEDIEKELGLTREKLIRMALLLGSDYTEGVSGIGIVNAIEVINAFPEEDGFLKFRQWVESPDATILGKLDAKNVSKKGSKLEEKESPDSIDKGKQIFMDKHRKVSKNWHIPSSFPSETVISAYLSPQVDKSTEPFTWGKPDQLVLRKMCWEKFGWSSQKADELLLPVLKQYNKRETQLRLEAFYSFNERFAKIRSKRVKKAVKGITGKQPSDLIDDSAENMSKGMNDGRGSSVDPEDDKLETSKGTEESFAGRKKSKTKESTKRKNDRDTVAKKHTKKKKINDASSSAPAASEVENLQPCKGLTRNKSGSGRGRGKGVGVKRGREKRTRFQSSETETSSGSSDIEIHESRVQVDASTVPEVVRRSKRSRKPANYSFEDLEVEDAVDSSEKVVKEKPSCMDDAHVDGFSRGNESGTIEIPLKDNLPTDYLEPETDAGAATPMTHPSDDYLGMGGGFCVDDSEMDNNHDAIDDMNTATANSPPCSEFLGETDRDKSSPDIFSSAEKVTSEIQDGGTSKIFNKVPNDQVLNADIGVLIPENAHHNSESSKVAFSAMPFLRKKRKK
- the LOC123892624 gene encoding DNA repair protein UVH3 isoform X1, with translation MGVHGLWELLSPVGRRVSVETLAGKTLAIDASIWMVQFIKAMRDEKGEMVRNAHLLGFFRRICKLLFLRTKPVFVFDGGTPALKRRTVITRRRQRENAQAKVRKTAEKLLLNQVKALRLKELADDIKNQRLTQKSGTKSQKKSNKTDFVGSDLGRSHTKELEQMSAAIPVAKEDKNLSQTITSTSCNQEELDEMLAASIAAEENGIRSREAVASNVIDSSDAGEEMILPSDNAEVDLAVLAALPHSMQRDILAQLKGKKAEGLKKEVDNQIRHEVSDCGKGKSTIFHETDMVGCSSRCDVNVTSSSDNQSRIDEMLAACINMEENAKLVKNVSSSSTLGDSTNKEKDSNYDEDEDEEMILPAMHSEVDPAVLASLPPSMQLDLLVQMRERLMAENRQKYQKVKKDPSKFSELQIQAYLKTVAFRREINEVQKAAVGGGIGGVQTSRIASEANREYIFSSSFSGDKQELTSTRSERNVEDTQQIEQRTHPSQNFVNNIAAGNVSNTSAGLVCNESNEPVDESIQTFLDERGRFRLSRSRAMGMRMTRDIQRNLDLMKEIEHDRTCVNEVDNIEKVLNTENSPLECSGNQVSDKAQEVNFDLVGENVQNEKLMLGKDTSIEISFEYDCKNEFANGGDDIFSTLVGGISMDHSHADDTVVKVQPSGSDSDCDWEEGTVQGENTIFPGYNKVELKSSVAGGDDDDNNNNESEEEWEEGDCNATKSTLLSPAESEKLVSKGQLEEESDLQEAIRRSLESTQDGNHKSVSSLDKHSSAYENKLDPNLEHGDNVGFGPNPVDLNDNKEGSNFPREGHTKQNELHETVGNKKENHVTKNNPETFHFHGSPSKSFVTINSNNTDTLINEPSKLAGHDITENSISAATVMVMGEIPNPIVAEELLDNHNDGKASFGSNNLSKVGVTEGKKNKYINESEPLSNSTDNTNTAILSVESSLKGAKKGLDMELKLPSVNNDGNLSMERSSNLSQDSMNAPGDFPVQWDEVRLNEEMKILDREYISLENEQRKFERNAESVHGELFTECQELLQMFGLPYIIAPMEAEAQCAYLELSKQVDGVVTDDSDVLLFGARSVYKNIFDDRKYVEAYLLEDIEKELGLTREKLIRMALLLGSDYTEGVSGIGIVNAIEVINAFPEEDGFLKFRQWVESPDATILGKLDAKNVSKKGSKLEEKESPDSIDKGKQIFMDKHRKVSKNWHIPSSFPSETVISAYLSPQVDKSTEPFTWGKPDQLVLRKMCWEKFGWSSQKADELLLPVLKQYNKRETQLRLEAFYSFNERFAKIRSKRVKKAVKGITGKQPSDLIDDSAENMSKGMNDGRGSSVDPEDDKLETSKGTEESFAGRKKSKTKESTKRKNDRDTVAKKHTKKKKINDASSSAPAASEVENLQPCKGLTRNKSGSGRGRGKGVGVKRGREKRTRFQSSETETSSGSSDIEIHESRVQVDASTVPEVVRRSKRSRKPANYSFEDLEVEDAVDSSEKVVKEKPSCMDDAHVDGFSRGNESGTIEIPLKDNLPTDYLEPETDAGAATPMTHPSDDYLGMGGGFCVDDSEMDNNHDAIDDMNTATANSPPCSEFLGETDRDKSSPDIFSSAEKVTSEIQDGGTSKIFNKVPNDQVLNADIGVLIPENAHHNSESSKVAFSAMPFLRKKRKK